A genomic region of Palaemon carinicauda isolate YSFRI2023 chromosome 22, ASM3689809v2, whole genome shotgun sequence contains the following coding sequences:
- the LOC137615872 gene encoding uncharacterized protein, protein MGSCFEKCQTNDCDPVTGKCPPSPPKNMEIEVIYPRSLTLSWESSAKDEEEQQDKLLYHVGYKLLTHMSCNYQERDEEWNKIVVEKQPIVISGLEAHASYNVCLSIQREFDAKTTVEECDTAGTGIEVPTLNVTELMCVPKGFDSVLCSAEVDGTCVHYNGPSAQLSFSLSYDDCNGTNLTIEESELLPTEIDQIYSGRVNHTFSGLIPGHKFLPGVQVKQVPVPEQRTTAPVYTDETAPPPVKDLKVFHWNETNAKVVWNAPCPSNGKILGYKITVEDEVYEISSEDVGNCLGVNGYSYCSIISHLEKGPTYRAQITAETSNFQSQKHEFNFSTYAKPSEPLLREGERYKNALHVSIDPPSSPGGRLRNCTFAGPKESCVLPFQGDSETMKCEIENLSSGTKYTIEAYCCNVMFCGERLEIEMSTRPLPVFRGSVRRNNNMVTNSTIPLTLPKLTNAGESETNLVVFVERIKKDIQIQRHDIRNKSLELLSDFRSRQENSQEKHLCGKPIWIAAVLPATYGQIEVGDGNTYGGFQNCPLEHGESYSIGVLGITDMQGEPQHWQTVWQQLKDPMTVLTQEQNIHFVLFVILCVEGALIVIFILMLIVLKSVIILVVKSLSTEYLTSQLPFLSHTFNSSSLTFVYLSKFS, encoded by the exons ATGGGTAGCTGCTTTGAGAAGTGCCAAACCAATGACTGTGACCCAGTCACGGGGAAAT GTCCACCATCACCCCCAAAGAACATGGAGATCGAAGTGATATATCCCAGAAGTCTAACTTTATCTTGGGAAAGCTCTGCCAAGGATGAAGAAGAGCAGCAAGATAAGTTGCTTTATCATGTTGGCTATAAG CTGCTGACCCATATGAGTTGCAATTACCAGGAACGAGATGAAGAATGGAACAAGATTGTTGTAGAAAAACAGCCGATAGTCATCAGTGGTCTTGAGGCCCACGCATCATACAACGTCTGCCTCTCTATCCAGAGAGAATTTGATGCAAAGACAACTGTTGAGGAATGCGACACAGCTGGAACAGGCATAGAAG TACCAACTTTGAATGTTACGGAGCTGATGTGTGTCCCGAAAGGCTTTGATAGTGTTCTGTGTTCTGCTGAGGTTGATGGAACCTGTGTTCATTACAATGGTCCTAGCGCACAACTTTCCTTTTCCCTCTCATATGATGATTGTAATGGCACTAACCTTACGATCGAAGAATCTGAATTACTGCCTACTGAAATCGATCAGATCTACAGCGGAAGAGTCAACCACACCTTCTCTGGATTGATACCTGGCCATAAGTTTTTGCCTGGAGTACAAGTCAAACAAGTCCCTGTACCTGAGCAACGAACTACAGCCCCTGTATATACAGATGAAACAG CACCACCACCTGTCAAGGATCTGAAGGTATTTCATTGGAATGAAACTAACGCGAAAGTGGTGTGGAATGCACCATGCCCATCTAATGGCAAAATCTTAGGCTACAAAATAACCGTCGAAGACGAAGTTTACGAAATCTCTTCTGAAGATGTTGGTAATTGCTTAGGTGTTAATGGCTATTCGTATTGTTCCATAATCAGTCATTTGGAAAAGGGACCCACTTATAGGGCACAG ATCACAGCGGAAACTTCGAATTTCCAGAGTCAAAAACACGAATTCAACTTTTCGACATATGCAA AGCCCAGTGAACCACTTCTACGGGAGGGGGAACGCTACAAGAACGCCCTTCATGTTTCTATCGACCCTCCATCCTCTCCTGGAGGAAGGTTGAGGAACTGTACGTTTGCAGGACCGAAGGAGTCCTGCGTGCTACCTTTCCAGGGAGACAGTGAAACTATGAAATGTGAG attgaGAATCTGTCATCGGGGACCAAGTATACAATAGAGGCCTACTGCTGTAACGTTATGTTCTGTGGGGAGAGATTGGAGATCGAGATGTCTACAAGACCTTTGCCAGTATTCCGGGGTTCTGTTCGAAGAAATAACAACATGGTTACCAATTCTACTATTCCACTGACCCTACCGAAACTTACTAACGCAGGAGAATCCGAAAC CAACCTCGTGGTATTTGTTGAACGTATCAAGAAAGATATCCAGATCCAAAGACACGACATAAGAAATAAAAGCCTCGAGCTTCTGAGCGATTTCAGAAGCAGACAAGAAAATTCTCAAGAAAAACATTTGTGTGGAAAACCAATCTGGATTGCTGCTGTTCTTCCTGCA ACTTACGGTCAAATTGAAGTGGGTGATGGCAATACTTACGGAGGATTTCAAAATTGTCCTTTAGAGCACGGAGAGTCGTACTCAATTGGAGTCCTTGGCATCACAGATATGCAAG GGGAACCTCAGCACTGGCAAACGGTCTGGCAGCAACTCAAGGACCCAATGACCGTGTTGACTCAAGAACAGAACATACACTTTGTGCTGTTTGTGATCCTTTGTGTGGAAGGAGCGCTGATCgtgatattcattttgatgttgatcGTCTTGAAGTCAGTGATAATTCTTGTTGTCAAGTCGCTATCTACAGAA TACCTCACCTCTCAGCTCCCATTTCTTTCACACACCTTCAACTCCTCCTCACTGACTTTTGTCTATCTCAGTAAGTTCAGCTAA